The Verrucomicrobiota bacterium genome has a segment encoding these proteins:
- a CDS encoding transposase has translation MSQSLSQILVHTVFSTKDRNPFLAEKQLREELFACIGGILTNLHCQPLIVGGFEDHVHFLCSLFRTCNASDMVKRD, from the coding sequence ATGTCCCAGTCCCTCTCCCAGATTTTGGTTCATACCGTATTCTCAACCAAGGACAGAAATCCGTTTCTTGCAGAAAAACAACTCCGTGAGGAGCTTTTTGCGTGTATTGGAGGTATCCTTACAAATCTTCATTGCCAGCCGCTTATTGTCGGTGGATTTGAGGATCATGTCCATTTTCTCTGTTCTTTATTCCGGACATGTAATGCCTCGGATATGGTTAAAAGAGATTAA
- a CDS encoding DUF5069 domain-containing protein: MSQTISAPDLTQRAPRSMRARLGGYIILPRMLDKGRATIAGKNGEFHYNCPLDKHFIDYVGIDTDALKTELATGKGDGEILEWINAHAKNKHTPWEIEQWSQYGLARTPDSDAETRGYFNNMLDKISTTREDIRSWADLLDLDDYVTYGGKA; this comes from the coding sequence ATGAGCCAAACAATATCTGCCCCCGATCTGACACAACGCGCCCCGCGCTCGATGCGTGCCCGCCTCGGCGGTTATATCATTCTCCCCCGCATGCTCGACAAGGGTCGTGCGACAATCGCAGGGAAAAATGGGGAATTCCATTATAACTGCCCTTTGGATAAGCATTTTATTGATTATGTCGGGATCGACACCGATGCCTTAAAAACCGAGCTAGCGACTGGCAAAGGTGACGGCGAAATCCTCGAATGGATCAATGCCCATGCTAAAAATAAACATACCCCTTGGGAAATCGAGCAATGGAGCCAATACGGTTTAGCCCGTACCCCGGATAGTGACGCGGAAACACGCGGTTACTTTAATAACATGCTCGATAAAATCTCCACCACACGTGAGGATATCCGTTCTTGGGCTGACCTGCTTGATCTCGATGATTATGTCACCTATGGCGGAAAAGCTTAA
- the thiC gene encoding phosphomethylpyrimidine synthase ThiC, giving the protein MIASQDTIAPHSSDALPASKKIYVTKSVKSNSRSAEIKVPFREITVTDTKKHDGTIEANAPVSVYDTSGPWSDPEANCEIANGLPSLRQQWILDREDVEEYTGRPVEPRDNGYLTQGHEEFASQREKEKGRLEYFTGLKRSPLRAKTGANVTQIHYARKGIITPEMEYIAIRENLGRAEIFEAAQASGTKRNLLNQQHKGHSWGASLPQYISPEFVRDEVARGRAIIPVNINHPESEPMIIGRNFLVKINANIGNSAVASSIEEEVEKMRWSTKWGADTVMDLSTGKNIHETREWILRNSPVPIGTVPIYQALEKVNGRAEDLTWEIYRDTLIEQAEQGVDYFTIHAGVLLRYVPMTANRMTGIVSRGGSIMAKWCLSHHTESFLYTHFEEICEIMKAYDVSFSLGDGLRPGSIADANDDAQFAELETLGELTQIAWKHDCQVMIEGPGHVPIHMIQENMERQLEACDEAPFYTLGPLTTDIAPGYDHFTSGIGAAMIGWFGCAMLCYVTPKEHLGLPNKNDVKEGVITYKIAAHAADLAKGHPAAQIRDNALSKARFEFRWEDQFNLGLDPERAREFHDETLPQDGAKTAHFCSMCGPHFCSMKITDDIRKYAAEQGLAEEEALKQGLEEKSKEFVEKGGEILS; this is encoded by the coding sequence ATGATCGCATCCCAAGATACTATCGCACCCCATAGCAGTGACGCCCTACCCGCTTCGAAAAAAATTTACGTGACCAAGTCTGTCAAAAGTAATTCCCGCAGTGCGGAGATCAAAGTCCCGTTCCGTGAAATCACCGTCACCGATACAAAAAAACACGACGGCACGATCGAAGCTAATGCACCCGTGAGCGTCTATGACACCAGCGGACCTTGGAGCGACCCGGAAGCAAATTGCGAAATCGCCAATGGGTTACCCTCCCTACGCCAGCAATGGATCCTCGACCGTGAGGATGTCGAGGAATACACCGGGCGTCCGGTCGAACCCCGTGATAATGGGTACCTCACCCAGGGCCATGAGGAATTCGCCTCCCAGCGCGAAAAAGAAAAAGGTCGCCTCGAATATTTCACCGGCCTGAAACGCAGCCCGCTCCGGGCCAAAACCGGTGCCAATGTCACCCAGATACATTACGCCCGCAAAGGCATCATCACCCCCGAGATGGAGTACATCGCCATCCGTGAGAATCTCGGACGCGCAGAAATCTTTGAGGCCGCTCAGGCCAGTGGCACCAAGCGCAATTTGCTCAACCAGCAACACAAGGGTCATAGCTGGGGAGCCTCCCTCCCTCAGTATATCAGCCCGGAATTCGTCCGCGATGAGGTCGCCCGGGGTCGCGCCATTATCCCGGTTAATATTAACCACCCTGAGAGTGAACCCATGATCATCGGGCGGAATTTCCTCGTGAAGATCAATGCAAATATCGGTAATAGCGCCGTGGCCTCCTCTATCGAGGAAGAAGTCGAAAAAATGCGCTGGTCCACCAAATGGGGCGCCGACACAGTCATGGATCTCTCCACCGGAAAAAATATCCACGAGACGCGTGAATGGATCTTGCGGAATTCCCCCGTCCCGATCGGTACCGTCCCGATTTACCAAGCCCTCGAGAAGGTCAATGGCCGCGCCGAGGATCTGACTTGGGAGATTTACCGTGATACCTTGATCGAGCAAGCCGAGCAGGGCGTTGATTACTTCACGATCCACGCCGGGGTCCTCCTGCGTTACGTCCCTATGACCGCAAACCGCATGACCGGAATCGTCTCCCGTGGTGGATCGATCATGGCCAAATGGTGCCTCTCACATCATACCGAGAGTTTCCTCTACACCCATTTCGAGGAAATCTGCGAAATCATGAAAGCCTACGACGTGAGTTTCTCCCTCGGGGACGGCCTACGCCCGGGCTCCATCGCAGATGCAAATGACGACGCGCAATTTGCTGAACTCGAAACCCTCGGGGAACTCACGCAAATTGCTTGGAAACACGATTGCCAAGTCATGATCGAAGGCCCCGGCCATGTCCCCATCCACATGATCCAAGAGAATATGGAACGTCAGCTCGAAGCCTGCGACGAGGCTCCCTTTTACACGCTCGGACCTCTGACCACGGATATCGCCCCCGGTTACGACCATTTCACCAGCGGTATCGGAGCGGCCATGATCGGTTGGTTCGGTTGCGCCATGCTCTGCTACGTCACACCAAAGGAACATCTCGGTCTGCCGAATAAAAATGACGTGAAAGAAGGCGTCATCACCTACAAGATCGCCGCCCACGCCGCCGACCTCGCGAAGGGTCACCCTGCCGCACAAATCCGCGATAATGCCCTTTCTAAGGCCCGGTTTGAATTCCGCTGGGAGGATCAATTTAACCTCGGCCTCGATCCGGAACGCGCCCGTGAATTCCACGACGAGACCCTGCCCCAAGACGGCGCAAAAACCGCCCACTTCTGCTCCATGTGCGGACCGCACTTTTGCTCAATGAAGATCACCGACGACATCCGCAAATACGCCGCCGAACAAGGTTTAGCCGAAGAAGAAGCCCTCAAACAAGGTCTGGAAGAAAAATCCAAGGAATTCGTCGAAAAAGGCGGGGAGATTTTGAGCTAA
- a CDS encoding M23 family metallopeptidase yields MNKILFLLVGILLGAICSGQAGEDLNIVLPTPNKAIFSGGGDDFYMYTDRDFDGKKTFPWEGGQYGYTRSPRRTSYGVMMTRFHEGIDIKPVSRDASGEPLDPIYAVDHGVVAHVNDLPGLSNYGRYIVILHQWQGSEYYTLYAHLNAASVVAGQEVKRGQTIGRLGHTGDGINKARSHLHFEVGMVMNDHFQGWFDQYMPGEVNQQGLYNGMNLNGWNPADFLLALKKNPSLQIAQFIREEEGVLWKVIIPNPGRINVLEKYPWLREAYNGSPLSWEVHIGDTGIPVRFIPRSEVVTEPRLLWVRKEPLPLQFISKGMLTGSSSKPALTKGAYQYLMLMLQQ; encoded by the coding sequence ATGAATAAAATTCTATTTCTATTGGTGGGCATTTTGCTGGGGGCGATTTGCTCAGGGCAGGCGGGGGAGGATTTAAATATCGTTTTGCCCACGCCGAATAAGGCTATTTTCAGCGGGGGTGGGGATGATTTCTACATGTACACAGACCGAGATTTCGACGGGAAAAAGACATTCCCGTGGGAAGGGGGCCAGTACGGTTATACACGTTCGCCCCGCCGGACCTCCTACGGGGTAATGATGACACGGTTCCATGAGGGCATCGATATCAAGCCGGTTAGCCGCGATGCCTCCGGTGAACCCCTCGACCCGATTTATGCAGTAGATCATGGGGTCGTCGCACATGTGAATGACCTGCCGGGACTCTCGAATTATGGGCGGTACATCGTGATCCTGCACCAGTGGCAGGGTTCGGAATATTATACACTCTACGCGCACCTAAATGCGGCATCTGTCGTCGCTGGCCAGGAGGTCAAACGCGGGCAAACGATCGGACGCCTCGGCCATACCGGGGACGGCATCAATAAGGCGCGTTCCCACCTTCATTTCGAGGTCGGCATGGTGATGAATGATCATTTCCAGGGGTGGTTCGATCAATACATGCCCGGCGAGGTCAATCAACAGGGCCTATACAACGGGATGAATCTGAATGGCTGGAATCCGGCGGATTTCCTGCTCGCCCTGAAGAAGAATCCCTCGCTGCAAATTGCGCAATTTATCCGGGAAGAAGAGGGGGTGCTCTGGAAAGTCATTATCCCGAATCCCGGGCGGATCAATGTCCTGGAGAAATATCCTTGGCTGCGCGAAGCGTATAACGGTTCACCCCTATCATGGGAGGTTCATATTGGTGATACGGGTATTCCCGTGCGGTTTATCCCTCGTTCGGAAGTCGTTACCGAACCCCGGCTGCTCTGGGTCCGGAAAGAACCCCTCCCCCTTCAATTCATCAGCAAAGGCATGCTCACGGGCAGTTCATCAAAACCTGCACTGACCAAGGGTGCCTACCAGTATCTCATGCTGATGCTGCAACAGTAG